The Zingiber officinale cultivar Zhangliang chromosome 9A, Zo_v1.1, whole genome shotgun sequence genome window below encodes:
- the LOC122020464 gene encoding vacuolar protein sorting-associated protein 20 homolog 2-like isoform X1 encodes MGNVFIKKPRITEVDKAILLLKTQRRKLALYQQQLETVIGAEKQAARDLIQEKRKDRALLALKKKKAQADLLKQVDGWLINVEQQLADVELASKQKAVFESLKTGSNAIKSIQSEISLEDVQKLVDDSAEAKAYQDITLQSIPIPAHSVPSVPDTERLQAETGSQVKSSEDEFIDLPDVPTGNISKQAVVKRKVLEEPLPA; translated from the exons ATGGGGAATGTGTTCATCAAGAAGCCCAGGATCACGGAGGTGGATAAAGCCATCCTCTTGCTCAAGACCCAACGCCGCAAGCTCGCCCTGTACCAGCAGCAG CTAGAAACTGTGATTGGAGCTGAGAAACAAGCAGCCAGGGATTTGATTCAGGAGAAGAGGAAAGACCGGGCATTGCttgcacttaagaagaagaaagcacaaGCGGACCTCCTCAAACAAGTTGATGGTTGGCTTATAAACGTTGAACAACAA TTGGCAGATGTTGAATTGGCAAGCAAGCAGAAAGCTGTATTTGAAAGCCTAAAGACGGGAAGCAATGCCATAAAATCTATACAAAGTGAAATCAGTCTAGAGGACGTTCAAAAGCTTGTGGATGATTCTGCTGAGGCAAAGGCTTATCAAGAT ATAACCCTTCAATCCATACCTATTCCTGCTCATTCTGTACCATCGGTGCCAGATACTGAAAGACTACAGGCAGAAACAGGTTCCCAAGTCAAGAGCTCAGAAGATGAATTCATCGATCTTCCTGATGTACCCACTGGTAACATCTCAAAGCAAGCAGTGGTAAAACGAAAAG TTCTGGAGGAGCCACTCCCTGCATGA
- the LOC122020464 gene encoding vacuolar protein sorting-associated protein 20 homolog 2-like isoform X2, translating to MGNVFIKKPRITEVDKAILLLKTQRRKLALYQQQLETVIGAEKQAARDLIQEKRKDRALLALKKKKAQADLLKQVDGWLINVEQQLADVELASKQKAVFESLKTGSNAIKSIQSEISLEDVQKLVDDSAEAKAYQDEINAILGQSLSPRDEEEVLVEFEILETEITLQSIPIPAHSVPSVPDTERLQAETGSQVKSSEDEFIDLPDVPTGNISKQAVVKRKVLEEPLPA from the exons ATGGGGAATGTGTTCATCAAGAAGCCCAGGATCACGGAGGTGGATAAAGCCATCCTCTTGCTCAAGACCCAACGCCGCAAGCTCGCCCTGTACCAGCAGCAG CTAGAAACTGTGATTGGAGCTGAGAAACAAGCAGCCAGGGATTTGATTCAGGAGAAGAGGAAAGACCGGGCATTGCttgcacttaagaagaagaaagcacaaGCGGACCTCCTCAAACAAGTTGATGGTTGGCTTATAAACGTTGAACAACAA TTGGCAGATGTTGAATTGGCAAGCAAGCAGAAAGCTGTATTTGAAAGCCTAAAGACGGGAAGCAATGCCATAAAATCTATACAAAGTGAAATCAGTCTAGAGGACGTTCAAAAGCTTGTGGATGATTCTGCTGAGGCAAAGGCTTATCAAGAT gaaataaacgcAATATTGGGACAGAGTTTGTCTCCTCGAGATGAGGAAGAAGTTCTGGTTGAGTTTGAAATTTTGGAAACTGAG ATAACCCTTCAATCCATACCTATTCCTGCTCATTCTGTACCATCGGTGCCAGATACTGAAAGACTACAGGCAGAAACAGGTTCCCAAGTCAAGAGCTCAGAAGATGAATTCATCGATCTTCCTGATGTACCCACTGGTAACATCTCAAAGCAAGCAGTGGTAAAACGAAAAG TTCTGGAGGAGCCACTCCCTGCATGA